From one Lycium barbarum isolate Lr01 chromosome 6, ASM1917538v2, whole genome shotgun sequence genomic stretch:
- the LOC132643883 gene encoding uncharacterized protein LOC132643883 isoform X2 produces the protein MMGHFDVSQTLDILMEQFYWPKMKHDVEKLCGQCLECKQSKSKTRPQAGQQLMARTKSVPVPKTKKGSTGASQVNQLDEDSWIIVKKQKVTILVPPLPAPKQSVVHNAGESLLHVPTIKPIDTQPNQVEMHTEAHVVCEREVPKSLAPELALPTVVKVVPQTISQFPRPLRQSERERLESRPMPSFRTNRTTGVCSTSKITKLSIITADRGAMINKRIRAINLERKLESAGGLRRWLVSRGFDHFVKIFQTKSINKYQLANLTMEKLKEMGSHAVGPRRKLIHAIDCLCHPCCLDHP, from the exons ATGATGGGACACTTTGATGTGTCCCAGACGCTTGACATCCTCATGgagcaattctattggcccaAAATGAAACATGATGTGGAGAAGCTTTGCGGACAATGCTTGGAATGCAAGCAATCAAAATCGAAGACTCGTCCTCAAG CAGGTCAGCAACTAATGGCAAGGACAAAATCGGTACCTGTTCCTAAAACTAAGAAAGGTAGTACGGGTGCCTCACAGGTAAACCAGCTGGATGAAGATAGTTGGATAATAGTCAAGAAGCAGAAAGTTACAATTTTGGTCCCACCCCTACCTGCACCTAAGCAGTCCGTGGTGCATAATGCTGGAGAAAGCTTGCTACATGTACCCACAATTAAACCTATTGATACTCAACCAAATCAAGTTGAGATGCATACTGAAGCACACGTAGTTTGTGAAAGGGAGGTGCCAAAGTCCTTGGCACCTGAACTTGCTCTACCAACAGTTGTCAAAGTAGTTCCACAGACAATTTCTCAGTTCCCAAGACCATTGAGGCAAAGTGAGAGGGAGCGTTTAGAAAGTCGACCAATGCCTAGTTTCAGAACTAATAGAACCACTGGTGTTTGCTCCACCTCTAAGATTACCAAGCTATCAATTATCACTGCTGATAGGGGTGCGATGATAAATAAAAGAATAAGAGCAATTAATCTTGAGCGCAAGCTTGAAAGTGCTGGAGGCTTGAGACGTTGGCTGGTTTCTAGGGGATTTGATCATTTTGTCAAAATCTTTCAGACCAAGAGCATCAATAagtatcagttggctaatctgaCCATGGAAAAGCTCAAGGAGATGGGTTCACATGCTGTTGGTCCTCGGAGAAAACTGATACATGCTATTGACTGCCTTTGTCATCCATGCTGTTTAGACCATCCGTGA
- the LOC132643883 gene encoding uncharacterized protein LOC132643883 isoform X4 — protein MRKGRLCPRGDGPFKVLEKINDNAYKIDLPTGQQLMARTKSVPVPKTKKGSTGASQVNQLDEDSWIIVKKQKVTILVPPLPAPKQSVVHNAGESLLHVPTIKPIDTQPNQVEMHTEAHVVCEREVPKSLAPELALPTVVKVVPQTISQFPRPLRQSERERLESRPMPSFRTNRTTGVCSTSKITKLSIITADRGAMINKRIRAINLERKLESAGGLRRWLVSRGFDHFVKIFQTKSINKYQLANLTMEKLKEMGSHAVGPRRKLIHAIDCLCHPCCLDHP, from the exons ATGAGGAAGGGAAGGTTGTGCCCAAGAGGAGATGGACCCTTCAAAGTCCTTGAGAAAATCAACGACAATGCCTACAAGATCGACTTACCAA CAGGTCAGCAACTAATGGCAAGGACAAAATCGGTACCTGTTCCTAAAACTAAGAAAGGTAGTACGGGTGCCTCACAGGTAAACCAGCTGGATGAAGATAGTTGGATAATAGTCAAGAAGCAGAAAGTTACAATTTTGGTCCCACCCCTACCTGCACCTAAGCAGTCCGTGGTGCATAATGCTGGAGAAAGCTTGCTACATGTACCCACAATTAAACCTATTGATACTCAACCAAATCAAGTTGAGATGCATACTGAAGCACACGTAGTTTGTGAAAGGGAGGTGCCAAAGTCCTTGGCACCTGAACTTGCTCTACCAACAGTTGTCAAAGTAGTTCCACAGACAATTTCTCAGTTCCCAAGACCATTGAGGCAAAGTGAGAGGGAGCGTTTAGAAAGTCGACCAATGCCTAGTTTCAGAACTAATAGAACCACTGGTGTTTGCTCCACCTCTAAGATTACCAAGCTATCAATTATCACTGCTGATAGGGGTGCGATGATAAATAAAAGAATAAGAGCAATTAATCTTGAGCGCAAGCTTGAAAGTGCTGGAGGCTTGAGACGTTGGCTGGTTTCTAGGGGATTTGATCATTTTGTCAAAATCTTTCAGACCAAGAGCATCAATAagtatcagttggctaatctgaCCATGGAAAAGCTCAAGGAGATGGGTTCACATGCTGTTGGTCCTCGGAGAAAACTGATACATGCTATTGACTGCCTTTGTCATCCATGCTGTTTAGACCATCCGTGA
- the LOC132643883 gene encoding uncharacterized protein LOC132643883 isoform X5 — MRKGRLCPRGDGPFKVLEKINDNAYKIDLPSQQLMARTKSVPVPKTKKGSTGASQVNQLDEDSWIIVKKQKVTILVPPLPAPKQSVVHNAGESLLHVPTIKPIDTQPNQVEMHTEAHVVCEREVPKSLAPELALPTVVKVVPQTISQFPRPLRQSERERLESRPMPSFRTNRTTGVCSTSKITKLSIITADRGAMINKRIRAINLERKLESAGGLRRWLVSRGFDHFVKIFQTKSINKYQLANLTMEKLKEMGSHAVGPRRKLIHAIDCLCHPCCLDHP; from the exons ATGAGGAAGGGAAGGTTGTGCCCAAGAGGAGATGGACCCTTCAAAGTCCTTGAGAAAATCAACGACAATGCCTACAAGATCGACTTACCAA GTCAGCAACTAATGGCAAGGACAAAATCGGTACCTGTTCCTAAAACTAAGAAAGGTAGTACGGGTGCCTCACAGGTAAACCAGCTGGATGAAGATAGTTGGATAATAGTCAAGAAGCAGAAAGTTACAATTTTGGTCCCACCCCTACCTGCACCTAAGCAGTCCGTGGTGCATAATGCTGGAGAAAGCTTGCTACATGTACCCACAATTAAACCTATTGATACTCAACCAAATCAAGTTGAGATGCATACTGAAGCACACGTAGTTTGTGAAAGGGAGGTGCCAAAGTCCTTGGCACCTGAACTTGCTCTACCAACAGTTGTCAAAGTAGTTCCACAGACAATTTCTCAGTTCCCAAGACCATTGAGGCAAAGTGAGAGGGAGCGTTTAGAAAGTCGACCAATGCCTAGTTTCAGAACTAATAGAACCACTGGTGTTTGCTCCACCTCTAAGATTACCAAGCTATCAATTATCACTGCTGATAGGGGTGCGATGATAAATAAAAGAATAAGAGCAATTAATCTTGAGCGCAAGCTTGAAAGTGCTGGAGGCTTGAGACGTTGGCTGGTTTCTAGGGGATTTGATCATTTTGTCAAAATCTTTCAGACCAAGAGCATCAATAagtatcagttggctaatctgaCCATGGAAAAGCTCAAGGAGATGGGTTCACATGCTGTTGGTCCTCGGAGAAAACTGATACATGCTATTGACTGCCTTTGTCATCCATGCTGTTTAGACCATCCGTGA
- the LOC132643883 gene encoding uncharacterized protein LOC132643883 isoform X3, protein MMGHFDVSQTLDILMEQFYWPKMKHDVEKLCGQCLECKQSKSKTRPQGQQLMARTKSVPVPKTKKGSTGASQVNQLDEDSWIIVKKQKVTILVPPLPAPKQSVVHNAGESLLHVPTIKPIDTQPNQVEMHTEAHVVCEREVPKSLAPELALPTVVKVVPQTISQFPRPLRQSERERLESRPMPSFRTNRTTGVCSTSKITKLSIITADRGAMINKRIRAINLERKLESAGGLRRWLVSRGFDHFVKIFQTKSINKYQLANLTMEKLKEMGSHAVGPRRKLIHAIDCLCHPCCLDHP, encoded by the exons ATGATGGGACACTTTGATGTGTCCCAGACGCTTGACATCCTCATGgagcaattctattggcccaAAATGAAACATGATGTGGAGAAGCTTTGCGGACAATGCTTGGAATGCAAGCAATCAAAATCGAAGACTCGTCCTCAAG GTCAGCAACTAATGGCAAGGACAAAATCGGTACCTGTTCCTAAAACTAAGAAAGGTAGTACGGGTGCCTCACAGGTAAACCAGCTGGATGAAGATAGTTGGATAATAGTCAAGAAGCAGAAAGTTACAATTTTGGTCCCACCCCTACCTGCACCTAAGCAGTCCGTGGTGCATAATGCTGGAGAAAGCTTGCTACATGTACCCACAATTAAACCTATTGATACTCAACCAAATCAAGTTGAGATGCATACTGAAGCACACGTAGTTTGTGAAAGGGAGGTGCCAAAGTCCTTGGCACCTGAACTTGCTCTACCAACAGTTGTCAAAGTAGTTCCACAGACAATTTCTCAGTTCCCAAGACCATTGAGGCAAAGTGAGAGGGAGCGTTTAGAAAGTCGACCAATGCCTAGTTTCAGAACTAATAGAACCACTGGTGTTTGCTCCACCTCTAAGATTACCAAGCTATCAATTATCACTGCTGATAGGGGTGCGATGATAAATAAAAGAATAAGAGCAATTAATCTTGAGCGCAAGCTTGAAAGTGCTGGAGGCTTGAGACGTTGGCTGGTTTCTAGGGGATTTGATCATTTTGTCAAAATCTTTCAGACCAAGAGCATCAATAagtatcagttggctaatctgaCCATGGAAAAGCTCAAGGAGATGGGTTCACATGCTGTTGGTCCTCGGAGAAAACTGATACATGCTATTGACTGCCTTTGTCATCCATGCTGTTTAGACCATCCGTGA
- the LOC132643883 gene encoding uncharacterized protein LOC132643883 isoform X6, with protein MARTKSVPVPKTKKGSTGASQVNQLDEDSWIIVKKQKVTILVPPLPAPKQSVVHNAGESLLHVPTIKPIDTQPNQVEMHTEAHVVCEREVPKSLAPELALPTVVKVVPQTISQFPRPLRQSERERLESRPMPSFRTNRTTGVCSTSKITKLSIITADRGAMINKRIRAINLERKLESAGGLRRWLVSRGFDHFVKIFQTKSINKYQLANLTMEKLKEMGSHAVGPRRKLIHAIDCLCHPCCLDHP; from the coding sequence ATGGCAAGGACAAAATCGGTACCTGTTCCTAAAACTAAGAAAGGTAGTACGGGTGCCTCACAGGTAAACCAGCTGGATGAAGATAGTTGGATAATAGTCAAGAAGCAGAAAGTTACAATTTTGGTCCCACCCCTACCTGCACCTAAGCAGTCCGTGGTGCATAATGCTGGAGAAAGCTTGCTACATGTACCCACAATTAAACCTATTGATACTCAACCAAATCAAGTTGAGATGCATACTGAAGCACACGTAGTTTGTGAAAGGGAGGTGCCAAAGTCCTTGGCACCTGAACTTGCTCTACCAACAGTTGTCAAAGTAGTTCCACAGACAATTTCTCAGTTCCCAAGACCATTGAGGCAAAGTGAGAGGGAGCGTTTAGAAAGTCGACCAATGCCTAGTTTCAGAACTAATAGAACCACTGGTGTTTGCTCCACCTCTAAGATTACCAAGCTATCAATTATCACTGCTGATAGGGGTGCGATGATAAATAAAAGAATAAGAGCAATTAATCTTGAGCGCAAGCTTGAAAGTGCTGGAGGCTTGAGACGTTGGCTGGTTTCTAGGGGATTTGATCATTTTGTCAAAATCTTTCAGACCAAGAGCATCAATAagtatcagttggctaatctgaCCATGGAAAAGCTCAAGGAGATGGGTTCACATGCTGTTGGTCCTCGGAGAAAACTGATACATGCTATTGACTGCCTTTGTCATCCATGCTGTTTAGACCATCCGTGA
- the LOC132643883 gene encoding uncharacterized protein LOC132643883 isoform X1, whose product MCRFGDSSSKERCTWMMRIDCKAVNKITVKYRHPIPRLDDMLDELCGSSVFSKVDLRSGYHQIRMNPDDEWKTAFKTKFGLYEWLVMPFGLTNAPTTFMRLMNNVLKSFINKFVVVYFVDILVYSKSIEEHVGHLRQVFDVLLRKRLFANLKKCSYCIDKVVSWVLLLSVNGVEVDEEKVELIRTWPTSKNATDVRSFHGLASFYRRLVKGFSTIAFPLTELIKKDVPYVWGDAQEKALQELKSMLSSSPLLQLPNFEKAYEIECDASGVGIGGVLMQEGKPLVFFSEKLKGASLNCSTYDKELYVLVRVLAHWQHYLWHKEFVIRSDYESLKHLKSQSKLNKRHAKWVEFIETFPYVINYKRGKENVVAGALSRRLVLLNTMASRMMGFESLKGFYAQDPDFKDICEELTQGKRVDPFQLVDGFLFKDCRVFVPMSS is encoded by the coding sequence ATGTGCCGTTTTGGTGATTCTAGTTCCAAAGAAAGATGCACTTGGATGATGCGCATTGATTGTAAAGCCGTCAACAaaataacggtaaagtatcgacATCCTATTCCTAGACTTGATGACATGTTGGATGAGCTTTGTGGCTCAAGTGTGTTTTCTAAAGTTGATCTTAGAAGTGGCTATCACCAGATTCGAATGAACCCCGATGATGAGTGGAAAACAgccttcaagaccaagtttggtctctatgagtggcttgttatGCCCTTCGGCCTAACTAATGCACCTACCACCTTCATGCGGTTGATGAACAATGTTTTAAAATCCTTTATCAATAAATTTGTCGTGGTCTACTTTGTTGACATCCTTGTATATAGCAAATCTATTGAAGAACATGTGGGCCACTTGAGGCAAGTATTTGATGTCTTGTTGCGTAAAAGGTTGTTTGCTAATCTTAAGAAGTGTTCCTATTGCATTGATAAAGTGGTATCTTGGGTTTTGTTGTTGAGTGTGAATGGTGTGGAGGTTGATGAAGAAAAGGTGGAATTGATTAGAACTTGGCCTACCTCTAAAAATGCAACCGATGTGAGGAGTTTTCATGGGTTAGCAAGTTTCTATCGGCGACTTGTGAAAGGGTTTAGTACCATTGCATTCCCCTTAACCGAGCTAATTAAAAAGGATGTTCCTTATGTTTGGGGTGATGCACAAGAGAAAGCACTCCAAGAGTTGAAGTCTATGTTGAGTTCTTCTCCTTTGTTACAATTACCTAATTTTGAGAAGGCCTATGAAATTGAATGCGATGCCTCGGGAGTTGGTATAGGTGGAGTATTGATGCAAGAGGGCAAACCATTGGTGTTCTTTAGTGAAAAGCTAAAAGGGGCGTCGTTGAACTGCTCGACTtatgacaaggagttgtatgTGCTTGTGAGAGTGTTGGCTCATTGGCAACACTACTTATGGCACAAAGAGTTCGTGATTAGATCGGACTATGAATCCTTGAAGCACTTGAAGAGTCAATCGAAGCTAAACAAGAGGCATGCAAAGTGGGTGGAGTTCATAGAAACATTCCCTTATGTGATCAATTACAAGCGAGGCAAGGAGAATGTAGTAGCAGGTGCTCTTTCTAGAAGATTAGTATTGCTCAACACCATGGCTTCTAGAATGATGGGATTTGAGAGTCTCAAAGGGTTTTATGCCCAAGATCCCGACTTCAAAGACATTTGTGAGGAGTTGACTCAAGGGAAGAGGGTTGACCCGttccaattagttgatgggttctTGTTCAAGGATTGTAGAGTGTTTGTTCCTATGAGCTCATAG